One window from the genome of Jeotgalibaca sp. MA1X17-3 encodes:
- a CDS encoding amino acid ABC transporter ATP-binding protein — MIKTTDLRKSFGDKEVLKGINEEVKDGEVVVVIGPSGSGKSTFLRCLNLLEDPTSGQIIFEDQVINEKNVNIDQIRTKMGMVFQGFNLFPHLTVMQNITIGPHQIKKLSQEDAKKVGMKLLESMGLADKADAYPSSLSGGQKQRIAIARALAMEPQMMLFDEPTSALDPEMVGEVLQVMKRLAEQGMTMIVVTHEMGFAREVGDRIIFMDDGMVVERGKPNDIFDHPQHARTIDFLSKIL; from the coding sequence GTGATTAAAACAACTGATTTAAGAAAATCGTTTGGAGATAAGGAAGTACTTAAAGGAATTAATGAAGAAGTGAAAGATGGAGAAGTGGTCGTTGTAATAGGACCTTCAGGATCTGGTAAGAGTACTTTCCTTCGTTGCCTTAACTTATTAGAAGACCCTACATCCGGTCAAATAATTTTTGAAGACCAAGTAATCAATGAGAAGAACGTAAATATTGATCAAATTCGTACTAAAATGGGAATGGTTTTCCAGGGTTTTAATCTCTTTCCTCATTTAACAGTCATGCAAAATATTACGATTGGACCTCATCAAATAAAGAAACTAAGTCAAGAAGATGCTAAAAAAGTTGGAATGAAGTTATTGGAAAGCATGGGATTAGCAGATAAAGCAGATGCGTATCCAAGCTCACTATCAGGAGGACAAAAACAAAGGATTGCGATTGCTAGAGCATTAGCAATGGAACCTCAAATGATGTTGTTTGATGAACCAACTTCTGCTCTGGATCCCGAAATGGTTGGAGAAGTTCTACAAGTAATGAAAAGACTTGCTGAACAAGGAATGACCATGATTGTGGTGACACATGAAATGGGATTTGCTAGAGAGGTTGGAGATCGTATTATTTTTATGGATGATGGGATGGTTGTAGAGAGAGGAAAACCGAATGATATCTTTGATCACCCACAACATGCACGAACAATCGATTTTCTTTCTAAAATATTGTAA
- a CDS encoding amino acid ABC transporter permease, giving the protein MSIEFLRTYLPLYFQGAGYTVALSLIAIVIGVLLGSLLAIMKMSDNRFIYHLSNAYIQVVRGTPLLVQLFIIYYGLFMIIELPDFVSGVITVALNSAAYIAEIIRAGIQAVDKGQMEAARSIGMSHNLAMKKIIYPQALKNILPALGNEFITLMKESAIISVIGMRELMFNAQIVYGATYKPFLPYIIAAVFYFVLTTIASTLLGIFERRLKQSD; this is encoded by the coding sequence ATGTCGATAGAATTTTTACGAACCTATTTACCACTTTATTTTCAAGGTGCAGGATACACTGTAGCCTTATCATTAATCGCAATTGTAATAGGGGTTCTTCTAGGATCTTTATTAGCGATTATGAAAATGTCTGACAACCGATTTATTTACCATCTCTCTAATGCATATATTCAAGTAGTTCGCGGAACACCATTACTAGTTCAATTATTTATAATCTATTATGGTTTATTTATGATTATTGAATTGCCTGATTTTGTTTCTGGAGTGATAACCGTAGCATTGAATTCAGCCGCCTATATTGCTGAAATTATCCGTGCGGGAATTCAAGCGGTAGATAAAGGACAAATGGAAGCTGCTCGTTCTATTGGAATGAGTCACAATCTAGCGATGAAAAAAATCATTTATCCACAAGCATTAAAAAATATTCTTCCAGCATTAGGAAATGAGTTTATTACCTTGATGAAAGAATCAGCAATCATCTCGGTAATAGGGATGAGAGAACTTATGTTTAATGCACAAATCGTTTATGGAGCTACTTATAAACCATTCTTACCTTATATAATTGCAGCTGTATTCTACTTCGTCTTGACAACCATTGCTTCAACATTACTAGGAATTTTTGAAAGAAGGTTAAAACAAAGTGATTAA